The genomic segment acaaacaaacaaagtttTTCATAACAGGGACATTGCTAGAAACGAAAAAGGTAAATACAACATTTTGGAGGTTCAAGCAGGAGTGCAGTTTGTGTATTCCTCcatgaaacatattttaagaaaaatactacTGCTTCATGTAATTCCTCCCTATTGCTAAGAAAACCTCCACTCTAGGGCACAGGAGCTACTGCCAGGCTGAGCCAAAGCAGTTTGAAAACAGAACTTGGTCGATTGTTTAGGAAACCATGTAGTGGGGACCCTGAAAATCCCCATGTAAATGTGGTATGAAGTTTTTACCACAAGAGAAACTTTCTGTTTCTAGTGTGGTTAAAAAGTTTAATCCAATTGGCTGCTGGATTAAAGTAATTCCAGTTTTGtgtctttttcagttttgaattcTGAATGTTTTAGTTTGTTTAACGTTTATTGTTTGACAGTTTCACTGATAACGTCTTTCTGACTTTACATTGAGGGCGATTTATTGGACTAAATAAATGTGTGTTGCCTGCTTGTTATGGATTTCTATAGCCTAGATTTAGTGTGGGGTCTGGTCTAAGGGCACAAGCAGGCTGGGGATGGAGCActccagtgctgggctgtggcagaAACAGGCACAGGCAGGCTGTTCAGCAGGGAGGAAGGGCTTCCACACAGGAATACCCTGAGGATCAAGGATTCGAGAAGCAAACCAGGTCTTCTGTTTCTTAGTCCTATACAACTGGAACATGGCTACTCCTGGGAGCCCTCTATGCCAAATCCCAGTGGAAAtgccttattttcctttaagtgAAACAGAGAATGTGTTTCAGCATAATGCTTAGTTGAAATGCTTTACACATTTGGAAAACACTGTAAATCCAGGTCTGATGTTGAGTACAGAACAACTCATCTTGGATTCTTGTGCTTACCTTGCAAAGCAGAGTTTTAGTTgggttttgtatttgtttgtgtttttccccccaacccctccctgAATGGGTTGTCTGTTTTTTTGGGACCTATCTGAAATCACTGAAGAACAAGCTGCCTGCTGCACAGAGTGTAGAGCTCTCTGATGGGGGGACCAAGGGATAGAGTTCAGCATATTACCTCATctctgctggtttgtttttaaagacacGCTGTCATTTCAGCTTGGATCTGAACATGTTAAGAACAGGTTTGTACAGAAGCTGAGGCCAGTGGAAATGTTATCATTTTTAGTCACTTGGAGAAGGGTAAAGTAAATAAACATGCAAGGGCTCATCCTGCTCTATAGACAAGTCCATGTGAGCTGCCCCGAAGGACAGATGAGGAAGGAACAAGTACCCTCTCCTGGTGTCTGCCAGCACCTATCCCTTACTGCCACTTGGGCTCCTTCCAGGCATTAGATCCAGCACAGATTCATTTGTTGacaactgttattttttttgacTCTTCTGGTGTGCTGGAAACAGTCTCTGCTTTGGAAATCATTACAGCTGTGTAACTTGCAAACTATGAGTAATGGCTTCCTCCAGTTTAACTCCCCCTTCTCTTAGTGTTTGCACTGTGCTCAGCCTTCCCTGTCTGCCTGGTCCTGCCCGGAGGTGAGGTACTGGATCTCGGTGCAGCAGCTTCCCTTGTGCCTTGGAGAGGAATTGCAGGTAAACATCATTCTCCCTGAACAGGACACTTGGCAGGGATAAGCCCGGGAAATGAATTAAACACTCCAGTAAATACCAAAATGACGAAGGGAATATTGGCTTAATGGCTACAAGATAaatttcccttctcctcaccAGCACCTCTCTCATCTGGGAAGAGGTGAGGAGCTATGCTCTTTTCTCCTAGGAAAAACTTACCTTTCTCACTCTTTTACCTCAAAAAAGTACAGCTCACTCTTCTCTCCAGGGTCATTGAGTTGATGCAGATCTGAGCAATTCTTGTCTTCTTGTGTACAGCTTTCCAGTCTCCTGCTTGTGTTTCAGGCCTTTGTGTTCCAgaagtttatcttttttttttttttccccagttataGTTCTTGGTATTTCAAAAGATACTGCTGTGATCTACGAACTTTGCCAGTGTCCTGGCCTGCAATACTCTCTTCTTCCTTGCAGGCCAGGCAGTGCTATTTCAGTAGGGTTTAGGAGCAGAGTAGCATCATGGACATGTGCATCCTCTGGCAATTTAGCCTTGGAGGGACTGGTGTGTCTGATTTGaattcctgcagtgctggaggatgAGCTTTGGAACACTCTTCCTGTGGCTGTCCTGTCAACGATTTGCcaattttacttctcttttattCAGGAGGGTCTAGTTAGTGGGGTTGCCTTTGAAAATGGGTAGAGgtcaagagaaaaatcaattcCTTTCAGTTGGCTGGAGAAGTAACTAAAGCCAgcactatttctttctttaatatataaatattaagaACTTTAAGTTTATTTAAAGATCCTGCATTTTGGATTCTGTGTGAAACTCAAACTGTTATGACTCAATCTCTGCTTGAGGATCCACGAGGCAGAAGGCAGAAGAAGCTGAATACTGACTttaactgtgtttaaaaaaggaTGGAAGAATTTCTCTGCAGATGGATACACAGTGTGTATATACATGCATCCAGCCATAAGAGCCACACTGTGTCTAGGGAGCACATATACaagtgtgtgtatatgtgtgtatgtacacaCACTCACACATACCTCTCTTTAGTCTCTGGATAGATGGAGAAGTCACTTGGTTCCAGTATTTTCCTTGATCATAGTTGCGGGTGCTGTGTCCAGGAGCCTCAGGCTTGTTTCTATGGCAGCTATTCCCAGTTCAGTGAGTTCCTCAATCCCCTTTTGGCAATAAGGGGAAGAGTGTTGTGACACTCACACTGACTGTGTCAAGGAGGGTTGAGAGTGTGGGCAGAGGTGACAGGCTCACGTGGGAGGGACTCAGGTGCAGCACGGCCTCCTGTGGCACTGGTCTGGATTTCCATCAAGGGCTTCATGGCCCagatctctctttctctttctacctctcctttatattttttttggtttcttttccttccctcttgctCTGCCCTGAAGCATGACTGCAGTATCAGAACAGCAGACTGCAGTACCATGAGCAGGAACACCAGGGAACCTGTGCTGCACTAGACAGGCTGACTAATTCCCTTTAAATAATCTCCCTTTAAATAGTCTGGAAGCACGCTGGTGAGTTCTGTTTCAGGCGCCTTGAGCACACAGCCACGGCTGTGGGCTGTATAAATAGCCACAGCCATGCTGGGAAGTAGTGAACAGCACAGCTATTTGTTCTAGGAGGGTCTTCCTGCTTCCTTCATGTTACTGCCTGGATAGCTGTGAGCCAGTTCTGGAAACATTTAGTACAGCAGCGGTGAGGTGACAGTTGGTGACagtgaggagggagcagctgctcctgggagatGGACTTCCCTCTGCAGTGGCTTTGGATCTGAGTGGCAGTGGGGCTGTGGGACTGGAGTCTGTACAGGTCACTTTAGCTCAAACAGTGCAGTTCAGACCCTTCTGAGCAACGCTGTGAGTTCAGAGATCTCGCTGGTATTTATAGCAGCTGCAAGGCAAGAGCAAGGAAACACTCCCTGTCTGGCTATGGATCTGGAGAGAGTGTAATGTGATGGTGCTGTCTGAGGAGGATGAACTCAGCTTATCTGTCCTGTCCTAACTCAGGAATCagcactgcaaaacaaaacaatttaaacaaaTTGTGGACCTAGTCAAAGTCCTGGCTAATACAAGCTTTCCTCTTAAAAATGGAAGAGTGCAAACTATTCTTCAGGAAGGTACATGCACTCTGCAGCTGCCTCCACAGCTGGTCTTGAATTATCAAGGGAGCCTTCAAAAACACCAGGATCTGATCCATGTCCAATAGCTACTATAACACTCTCCAAGACTTGGATAAATAGGAGAATCCTCAATGAAGAGTGCAGCAAGTCTTACCTCAGCTGAGGTAGGAGGCATTTGAATTTCTTACTCATAGTGTATTGTCATCTTCTCCCTGCCATCCTACCCACTCGATGCGTCAGAGATCTaaggcttgattttttttaatatttatttttctttttttttcttctccccttccctgctgagcaAGGGATATCCAAGCCTTCAGTTTCTGGTGTATCATGTCAGAGAcatgtattttccttctctctttttcttttttttttttcttatttttgcccCCATCTGCTCAGAGACAATTCCCTCAAGCCCCACCGGGTTTTTGCCAGGGTAGGTTGGCACACAGGAGGAGCTCAGTGCAAGAGGACAGTGGGCTGGTGGGTCTTGGGAGAGGAACAGAAACTGTGTGGGGCATAGCACAGACCAGGTACACAGAGGCAGCTTCCCTAAATTCTCCCTAATGTTTGCTTTCCTTCGTAACATTGCTTTTAAGTCACTGTAAAGAGGACAAGGTTTTCACCTGATCAGAAGTGCCACCCAAAGCTATGGGACACCATTCAGACTGTTCTTTAATCTTACAGAAGGAGGGaagttctcttcctttctttattcGTGCTCAGTGCTTGTCATCCCCAAGCTGGGGCACAGCTGAGGTCAGGGATTGCCTCAGTGTGTCAtttatatgaaattttaaaCTCATATTTAGCAAAGCAGAAGTTCTGTGCCAGGTTTTGGATACACCATCACCAGAGACATTAATGGTCTTCTGAGGGTAAGTACTACAATGTCTTATCATCAACAGTCTTCTGAATTACAGAGTAAACCCACAGAAGTGCCGCCtgtgaatttaattaaaaagacgAAACAAAGCACAGCTTTTTTATTAACTGTATTTAATGCACTTGCCTTGCAACACTCCAGCCATATCAAccaggctgctcctggggtAAGTCTGGCCTCAGTTCCAGCTACTCTGCTACATACAGGTTCtctttggaaaagcaaaagaaaaagacagagctGAAAGTAGCAGAAATTGTTTCAATGCAGGACAGGCCCCACTGAGCAAGAAGAGCAAAAAGCAGCACCCCATCACATTTTGCTGGGACAAAATGCAATGTGCTTTGTCTTCCCTCCAGCACAATGGCTTCGTTCCCTGTCTTGGAGCAAGAGACGTTGTTCCGGAACGGTACCTGGAGCTATcgcatcccagccctgctctacCTGCCCCGGTTCAGCATGATCCTGGCGTTTGCTGAGGAGCGGGAGGATGTGGTGGATGAACACGCCAAGCTCATAGCGATGCGCAGGGGCGCGTACGACCCCAGCACGCACCACGTCCAGGTACCAGTGTGGGGAGGGAGCGGGGGCACTGCCCACCTGTGCTGCTCACATGGCTCCACAGCACTTCAGTGGATTTGCCCTCttgctggagggcagggcagcTTCTCCTCCCCAGTTACAGGAGACAAATCTGCCACTAAATAATGCACGTGTTGCTAAAAGTGCTGGGATTCAACCCTGTGACCGGGCAGCTGGTGGGGGGACTAACAGGGGGCAGGTACAGCAGATACTCCAGGAGAGGCTTTGGACCCATCACTGGGGATGGGGATGCAGACAGAGAGAGGAGACAAAAGTCCTGTTGTGGCAGCCAAGATGTGGAGGAGAGGCAGAAATGGGGAGAGGCACAAGGACAAGGAGAAGTAAATTAGCCATCagttactgggttttttttgtttttaattcatcaTCTTAATACtaatttctggtttaaaaaacaattgAGAACAGCAAGTCTCCCCACGCAAAAGAGCGTTGTCTGGTGTGTTGGTGCCAGGGAATTGGCTACTTTATTAACCTACCAGTTATTATTAACAGTTATCCTGCTGGGTGGCTGGGGGTGGTGGATATTCTATTTATAGtaatttgtttgcatttgcaAAGGCATAAATgtgttggggggaaaaaaagtaattatatttttgtattccAAACCTTCATTAGTTGTCTTTGATTGTACACTCCTAAGAGCTGGATTCTGCCTTGCAGAAGCAGCCTCTGAGCACATCTGCAGTATCAGACCATTCAGGTTGCATCTTGTGTAACTCTCTGTAATTCAGTTAAGTAGGACTCAGTTGGTCATAAACTTAGTCATTTGTGTTCACATGttagattttcttaaaatggaaatattaaatattcaagAAAAGTTAATATAGGCTGAAtagacaaagagaaaacatgatCAAAAAGGGTAATCAGCAACTCAGGGCAGAAAAGCGAATTAGTATAATCTTACTGGAAACCACTGCTTCTTTTACAAAGCCAATAACACTATTTAGGCATAATTTTCTAATAGCAATGTTAGTGTTAGAAATGTGATTGTGTTAGGTGTTATTCATTTAAAGAAAGACAGGGCTTGCAGGGTAGTTATACCTGCTCTTTTCTGAATCAGACAGCTCAGGGCCCAAATCTCCATACCAGAGCATGGACAGCCATGCAATCAGCCCAGCAAGGGTCCTCAGTGTAGGCTGGGATGCCCATTCACACATGGATCACAGTGGAGGAATAggagtttgaatggaaaggaATTTGTCAGCACCCAGGATACTTGCAAAGGGCTCGGGTACCTCTGTGGCCTCTTAAGAAGCATTGACACAGCACAGTGTCTGTACCAGCACACTTTGACCACTGGCCACGTCTGTGCCAAATACGTATTTGTGAGAATTTCTGACAATTCAGCTCCTGTAGCTTTTCAGACTGCGTCATCAGTCACCAGCTGCACTGAGGTACGGAGCTGTCAGCTCCTCAGGGAGTAGTAATTAAAAGGGACATAACCCACCTGCTTGGTGACGTGCACGTGCTTTGTGTCATCCAAAGAATTTTCACTTACCTTTGGTGATGCCAGATTATTGGTTtcccatttcttgctctatcCACTAACctgcttctcttctgttcttcccATGCTTTTCTGTAACTTTTGTCCAGGCATCCTTGCACTCTTAGCTTGGATCTGTTTGTAACGGTGTGTTTCGTTCTTGTCTCCCTTCACGTGGGCCCTGGCAGTGGAATAACATGGAGACCATTGTCACTGCACAGCTGAAAGACCACCGATCTATGAACCCCTGCCCGGTTTACGATGAGGTCTCCGGGAAACTGATCCTGTTCTTCATAGCTGTCCCAGGAAAGATCTCCGAGCAGCATCAGCTCAGGACAAAGATTAACCTGGTACGCCTCTGCTACGTCACCAGCATGGACCAAGGGCGCACCTGGAGCACTGCCCAGGATGTCACCGACGGCACCATCAGGACCGAGTACAAGAACTGGGCCACGTTTGCGGTGGGGCCGGGTCACGGATTACAATTGCTCAACGAGGCCCGGAGCCTGGTGATTCCCGCCTATGCCTATCGTATCTTGGACCCTAAGCAGCACCCCACCCCTCATGCCTTCTGCTTCATCAGCTCTGACCACGGCACCACGTGGGAGCTGGGCAACTTCGTGGGCGAGGAGAGCGCGGTGGAGTGCCAGGTAGCGGAGGTGCACACCTGTGGCAGGAAGGTCCTGTACTGCAACGCGAGGAGCACCAGGGGAGCCCGAATCCAGGCCGTCAGCTACAACCATGGGCTGGACTTCGAGGGAGGCCAGCGGGTTGAAATGCTAGTGGAACCTCCCTTTGGATGCCATGGAAGTGTTACTGCCTTTCCACCTCCCCCTGATGCCAGGTGCCAAGACAGTTGGTTACTGTATGCTCACCCTACAGACCCCAAGGGTCGAAAAGATTTAGGAATTTACCTCAACAAAAGCCCTTTAAATCCAGCACACTGGACAAAACCCAGCATCCTCTTCAGGGGCCTGTGTGCTTATTCAGATCTGCAGTACATGGGCGTTGGACCCGATGGCTCACCCTTGTTCTCCTGCCTCTTTGAATACGGGACCCGCCGGCAATGCGAAGAGATGATCTTTGTCATGTTCACCTTGAAGCAAGCCTTTCCCTCAGAGCTCTGAGTCTCAAGCCTTTCCCTCAGAGCTCTGAGTCTCAAGCCTTTCCATCAGTGTCCCTCCAAACACCACCTTTGCCGATACTTTTCACTGTCACTTCTCatctttgagcaggaggttttTTGTACTCCTGCCGCACACTTAGTTTGGCGTTGGCTTCCGGTGTCTGTAGATTATGAAGTCTATTAAATGTACCAAAAcgtgtttgggtttgtttcctgTTGTCTGTTCTCCCTTTTTGCCTTTCCCTTTGGCTGCCTTTTTACACATCCCGTGCCCAAACCAAGGTGTGACCTTTGTGTGGGGCTTCTCGCCTTGAGGTCTCTGATAGACTGGATCAATGTAACACTGCTGACAGCGTTCCCAGGGACTGCCTGGGAACAGATGGCAGCAGTTTTATGCTGAGTGGTATTTAGTAAGTTGTGGAGAAAGTTCTAGAGAGGGCACTGGGCTTACTGCCCTATATCTGGTGTCACCTTCTTCGGGACACTGCTTTGGCTCTGCTTAGGAGTACTGCTTCTCACAGACAGTGTAGGAATGTGGCACCTCGAACTTTCAGGGCTTGCTGGCTCCTTATTTCAGCAAGGCTGTGTGATGTCTTGCTCTGGGGATATTCCTTGCCCACTTCTGCAGTTCGTTTGGGGTTGCCTTGCTGAGTTCCCAGGCACCCCAGGGACTTCTGTCAAACTGAACCTTCTCCTTACTTCCCATGCTGTGTCCTTGCTTACTCGCCTTTTTTGCTCACACTGCGCTGACAAGCTGCAGTTTCTCTGTAAGAAAACCAGAGCCTTGTGTGCTCtagctgctccctctccctgggCAGTGGCAGTAGGGGTCATGGAGGTCACCAGGACCCTTCCACGTCTGGGGACAGGACAAGTGGCCGAAATGGCATTTTGCCTCTATTGGAACTGCAGGATCAGGACAGGTCTGCAGAGGGAGCTCCCAATTTAGAGTCAGGAGGGGAGATGCTTGCTGGTCTTTCTAACACAAGTATGATCCATGCAGCTACTGCTTCTATCGCTGGCAACCCCATGTCTTCTTGTTACAGAGTATTACTGGCATATGAGGCAGTATGTCAAACAAATAACATTGCCCCCCTTCCAGCAAAAAAGCACCTGTGTCAGAGGGAGGGGACCTGACCAAGCCCAGAGCAGCATGAGAACACTCAAACTGGAAGGCTTTCCAACATTGGCAGATTTTCAGCAGATTTCTGAAGGAAAGCATTCTAGTTTTGGTTAGGGAGACGCTATTTCTGAGGCTCTGGTGTGGTTTGAAAGGAGGCTTTATACAGAGAGCAGACAAGGGACCCACCAGAAATGAATGGGTACCAAGGGAGACATGTCAGAGCAGGTGGAGCTAGGAAAGTGTTACCTATGCCTCTGGACAAAATTCTGCTTTATGAACCAGTCTGTGCTTGTTTGCTGGGTGCTGTatcctgtgtgtgtgcacgtgtggAATGGCTGCaaggaaaatatgtttgtttgCTCTATTGGTGTAGAATAACACCTGCTTTCCAGAGTGCTCTCAGAACACATCCCCTTGGAGAAACACTAGCAAATCCCATAGGATCCTTGGCACTGTCACTGCTCAGGTCTGCAGGTCCCTGTTTGCTCAGTGCCCCTACCCTGTACTTTTACTGCTGGCAGCTTTCAGGGGTGGTGGGAGAAGGGGCCCTGATTTTTCTCACTATCTGAATTTGTTTCAGGACACCTGGAGGCTGCAGGTACCAAGAGAGTAATGAGATCTCATGACCTTCACAGATAACCTGTAATTTGCCAAGCCCTTCCCAAGCAGCAGGTCAGTAACATGCTGGGCTGGCGTAGCAGGGTGGCTCAGGTAGCCAGTACTTTGTGGGTATTACTCATGTGCTCTTCAGATGTAGGCCAGAGCCTAAATGCACCTTTGTGGCCAATAGCCTGTCACTGATGCCTAATGAGGTACTGGTATATTTAGACCTCAGCAAAGCTACCTGCTGTCCTATAGATTTTACCTCCTCGTCAGGTACTATGGAATACTTTTGTTTCATGACATGGAAATGCATATTTAAGAAGTTTTTATCTGGTCATGCCTGGCAGCTCCCATGATGATGCAGAGTGGAC from the Chiroxiphia lanceolata isolate bChiLan1 chromosome 10, bChiLan1.pri, whole genome shotgun sequence genome contains:
- the NEU2 gene encoding sialidase-2 isoform X2; translated protein: MGRKRSTSGAGDCCEKRNSCTGGFRKCTMASFPVLEQETLFRNGTWSYRIPALLYLPRFSMILAFAEEREDVVDEHAKLIAMRRGAYDPSTHHVQLKDHRSMNPCPVYDEVSGKLILFFIAVPGKISEQHQLRTKINLVRLCYVTSMDQGRTWSTAQDVTDGTIRTEYKNWATFAVGPGHGLQLLNEARSLVIPAYAYRILDPKQHPTPHAFCFISSDHGTTWELGNFVGEESAVECQVAEVHTCGRKVLYCNARSTRGARIQAVSYNHGLDFEGGQRVEMLVEPPFGCHGSVTAFPPPPDARCQDSWLLYAHPTDPKGRKDLGIYLNKSPLNPAHWTKPSILFRGLCAYSDLQYMGVGPDGSPLFSCLFEYGTRRQCEEMIFVMFTLKQAFPSEL
- the NEU2 gene encoding sialidase-2 isoform X3 produces the protein MASFPVLEQETLFRNGTWSYRIPALLYLPRFSMILAFAEEREDVVDEHAKLIAMRRGAYDPSTHHVQWNNMETIVTAQLKDHRSMNPCPVYDEVSGKLILFFIAVPGKISEQHQLRTKINLVRLCYVTSMDQGRTWSTAQDVTDGTIRTEYKNWATFAVGPGHGLQLLNEARSLVIPAYAYRILDPKQHPTPHAFCFISSDHGTTWELGNFVGEESAVECQVAEVHTCGRKVLYCNARSTRGARIQAVSYNHGLDFEGGQRVEMLVEPPFGCHGSVTAFPPPPDARCQDSWLLYAHPTDPKGRKDLGIYLNKSPLNPAHWTKPSILFRGLCAYSDLQYMGVGPDGSPLFSCLFEYGTRRQCEEMIFVMFTLKQAFPSEL
- the NEU2 gene encoding sialidase-2 isoform X1; its protein translation is MGRKRSTSGAGDCCEKRNSCTGGFRKCTMASFPVLEQETLFRNGTWSYRIPALLYLPRFSMILAFAEEREDVVDEHAKLIAMRRGAYDPSTHHVQWNNMETIVTAQLKDHRSMNPCPVYDEVSGKLILFFIAVPGKISEQHQLRTKINLVRLCYVTSMDQGRTWSTAQDVTDGTIRTEYKNWATFAVGPGHGLQLLNEARSLVIPAYAYRILDPKQHPTPHAFCFISSDHGTTWELGNFVGEESAVECQVAEVHTCGRKVLYCNARSTRGARIQAVSYNHGLDFEGGQRVEMLVEPPFGCHGSVTAFPPPPDARCQDSWLLYAHPTDPKGRKDLGIYLNKSPLNPAHWTKPSILFRGLCAYSDLQYMGVGPDGSPLFSCLFEYGTRRQCEEMIFVMFTLKQAFPSEL